Sequence from the Nocardia brasiliensis genome:
CCGGGTGGCGCGGCCGGAGCCGTGCAGAAGGGCGCACAGGGCCCGGGCGGTGGCGTCACCTTCGTCGGCCCGGTGTCGAAATCGGCGTTGCTGACCACCACCATCACCAGGATCGCGGCAACGATCACGAAGCCGAAAATCAGCAGCGTCGGCCGCAGCCAACTGGACCGACGCTCGGTCACCACATGGCCGACATGGCCACCTTCGAAATATTCGTACCCACGCATTGTCTACCTCCGCCGCCGGGCTGCGCTGGGTATACCCCGCGCGGGGCGGCGGAATCAGCGACCGCGAATCACGCGGTCACACAGCAACTGTCACGCTGTGCGTGCGATAGGGCGGCGCTAACCACGTGAGGCGCAGAGCAATCCGTCACCGACCGGAATCAGCACGCTGGTGAGTTCCGGGTCCTCGGCGATCGCGCGGGTCGCCGCGCGCACCGCCTGGGTGGCCGGATCACGTTGCGCCGCATCGGGTACCCGGCCGCCGAGCAGCGCGTTGTGCAGCAGGATGGCGCCGCCGGCCCGCAGCAGCCGCACCGCCTGACCTACGTACTGCGGATGCTCGAGCGGTGCCGCGTCGATGAACACCAGATCGTAGGCGCCGTCGGCGAGGCGGGGCAGCACGTCGAGCGCACGGCCGTTGATCAGCCGGGTGCGCGCCGGCGGGATATCCGCGGCACGGAAGGCCTCCTTGGCCGCGCGCTGATGCTCCGGCTCGGAATCGATCGTGGTCAGCGTGCCGTCCTCGCGCATGCCGTCGAGCAGCCACAGGCCGCTGATGCCCGCGCCGGTGCCGACCTCGACCACCGCTTTGGCCCCGAGCAACTGGGCGTACATGCTGAGCAGTGCGCCGACCGAGGGCGGCACCGGTACCGCACCGAGCTCGGTGGCCCGTTCACGCGCGCTGACGAGGATCTCGTCTTCCACGACGGATTCCTCCACGTAGGCGAGATTTCGCTCCAAATTCGATGCCACGCCTATGAGGTTAGTGCTGGCCGCCGGTTATCGGCGTTCCGAACAACACGCCCCGCCGAGCAATCTGCGAGTCTGTTTTTTCTCAGGTAGCCCTCAGCATCTCCATACACAGGCCATATCAGGACAGGAAAGAGTAGGGGCAACGCAAGACCACCGACCGTATCGACGCGGGACGCGGGAACAACGACAGACAGCTTGTCGGTTGTATCCGTACGTAACGGCTCCGGGTCCGAAAGAGATTTCGGAGCGGAGCGAAGTTTCCGAGTTTACGGTCCCTAGTAGGAGGTAGCCCCATCCACATGGTCGATGCGGC
This genomic interval carries:
- a CDS encoding O-methyltransferase, producing MASNLERNLAYVEESVVEDEILVSARERATELGAVPVPPSVGALLSMYAQLLGAKAVVEVGTGAGISGLWLLDGMREDGTLTTIDSEPEHQRAAKEAFRAADIPPARTRLINGRALDVLPRLADGAYDLVFIDAAPLEHPQYVGQAVRLLRAGGAILLHNALLGGRVPDAAQRDPATQAVRAATRAIAEDPELTSVLIPVGDGLLCASRG